CAGGTAAGTCGGGTCTTTAATCAGTACAAAGGAGATAAAACCTGTGCCGCCAAGGAAAAGGTTGATCATATGGGCGGTTTTTAAATTAAATAAACGCACCAACAAGGGGATAGCCACAGCGGCAAACACAGCCGAAACATTATAGGCGGCCATTAGAATGCCGACCCAGTCAGCTCCTTCGTTAAAGGCGGCGGATGTGACGTCGCTGGTGCCGTAATGGAAGGAGGTGATGGCGGGGGTTGCCGACGACCACCAGGCAAAAAACGGGAACCAGGAGAAAAACTGTACCGCCGCCAGCTTTTTCATGGTGGCGGGCATGTTAAAGAGATCCACCATTACCAGGGAAAAGCCGTTGCTGTTGTTGCCTTTTTTCTCCAGCAAGCCGGCGATAAGCTGAAAGATGCCAAAAACCAGCAGGCCGCAGGTGAGTAACATCAGGTTTTTATCCAGTTGCTCGATATTCAGGGCAACAAGAACAGTTGCCGCCAGGCCCACCAGCCCCCAGATGATACCGCCCCGGAAAAACTGTCCGGCGCTGCGGCTTGGCTGGTGATCTTCCTGTTCACTGAACTCGTTTTCCGCTTTTTCAAAAGCCTCAAGCTCCTCGGGAGAGTATTCTTTGGTGGAGTAGACGGTCCAGAGTACCGCCAGCAAAAACAGGGCGCCGCCGGCATAAAACGAAAACCTGACGGAATCCGGGATAACACCGGCTTCGGCGGTATTGCTGATATCAAACCAGTTGCTCATCATCCAAGGCAAGGCTGAGGCAACCACGGAAGCGACGCCGATAAAAAAGCTTTGCA
This genomic window from Thalassomonas viridans contains:
- a CDS encoding MFS transporter; its protein translation is MQKPTLSFWQIWNMCFGFFGIQFGFALQNSNVSRIFQTLGADYSSMTILWVAAPLTGLFVQPIIGYMSDKTWGRLGRRRPYFLYGAILASLSLFIMPHSPTLWIAAGMLWIMDASINVSMEPARAFVGDMLPRKQRGMGYAMQSFFIGVASVVASALPWMMSNWFDISNTAEAGVIPDSVRFSFYAGGALFLLAVLWTVYSTKEYSPEELEAFEKAENEFSEQEDHQPSRSAGQFFRGGIIWGLVGLAATVLVALNIEQLDKNLMLLTCGLLVFGIFQLIAGLLEKKGNNSNGFSLVMVDLFNMPATMKKLAAVQFFSWFPFFAWWSSATPAITSFHYGTSDVTSAAFNEGADWVGILMAAYNVSAVFAAVAIPLLVRLFNLKTAHMINLFLGGTGFISFVLIKDPTYLIAPMIGVGFAWASILSLPYALLSNGVPAKKMGLFMGIFNFFIVLPQILAASILGFLVNKFFAGETIYALVIGGASMLIAGVLTLRVTEPEQEIQPQKKTEALTSH